A window of Candidatus Poribacteria bacterium contains these coding sequences:
- a CDS encoding glycosyltransferase family 9 protein: protein MVSEKILLIRLSSLGDIVLTTPVIRAVRAHFADAYIAMLVGKQSADVLRENPHLDEIITFDRRAKQKDTREMLRILRVLRERKFTLAIDLQRKFRTELLMYCSGAAERVGKGALCTVRVPEQGNKHATTHYLDLLHAVGIRAVDQRLEVFLEASERTDASQRFDAVGVPEMGLKVGIFPGAGWQLREWMPDRFAAIGDRVVRHFNAEVLIFGGPKEADLVHTVANLMDARAVPFAGNLQVRELAACIEKCDLFLTNDTGPMHIAAAVGTPTVSLFGPGNHIRFQPLGGLHQTIRHDVPCSPCKQFTDKCKDNICMKKITVDEVWQSISDTLTSSARSLKNA from the coding sequence ATGGTTTCTGAAAAAATACTGCTCATTCGTCTCAGCTCCCTTGGCGATATTGTGCTGACAACACCCGTTATTCGAGCAGTGCGTGCCCATTTCGCGGATGCCTATATCGCTATGCTCGTAGGAAAACAGTCGGCGGATGTCCTCCGAGAAAATCCACACCTTGATGAGATAATTACGTTTGATCGGCGCGCGAAGCAGAAGGATACCCGCGAGATGTTGCGGATCCTCCGCGTCTTACGTGAACGCAAATTCACGCTGGCTATCGATCTACAGCGGAAGTTTCGGACGGAGCTGCTGATGTATTGCAGCGGTGCCGCCGAGCGTGTTGGTAAAGGTGCACTGTGTACTGTTCGGGTCCCTGAGCAGGGGAACAAGCACGCCACAACACACTACCTTGATCTGTTGCATGCAGTCGGAATCCGAGCGGTAGATCAAAGGCTTGAAGTGTTTCTTGAGGCATCTGAACGCACAGATGCTTCACAGCGATTTGATGCTGTGGGTGTCCCAGAGATGGGTTTAAAGGTAGGGATTTTTCCGGGGGCAGGATGGCAATTGCGCGAATGGATGCCCGATCGCTTCGCAGCTATTGGGGACAGAGTGGTTCGGCACTTCAATGCCGAGGTCCTGATTTTTGGAGGACCAAAGGAGGCGGACCTCGTGCACACTGTTGCGAATCTGATGGATGCACGTGCTGTCCCGTTCGCTGGCAATCTTCAGGTTCGGGAGTTAGCCGCCTGTATTGAAAAGTGCGATCTCTTCCTCACAAATGATACGGGTCCGATGCACATTGCTGCAGCGGTCGGAACGCCGACTGTATCCTTGTTCGGTCCCGGCAATCATATCCGCTTTCAACCTCTCGGTGGGTTGCATCAAACTATCCGCCACGATGTGCCCTGCAGCCCTTGTAAGCAATTCACGGATAAATGTAAAGATAATATCTGTATGAAAAAAATTACTGTAGATGAGGTGTGGCAGTCTATCTCCGATACTCTTACCTCATCCGCACGCAGCCTCAAAAACGCGTAG